The Psychrobacillus sp. FSL K6-2836 nucleotide sequence ACTTATTTTAGGAGCAGAAGGTATGCTTTTATCTGGATTTATCAGTGAGCATGATCTAAAAATCGCGAAAAAGCTTGCTTATGTTATTGCAGGTGGAGAAGTTCCATACGGTACATTAGTGGATGAGCAATATTTACTTAACTTGGAGCGAGAAGCTTTCTTGAGCTTAGTTGCTGATCCAAAATCTCAAGCAAGAATGCAACACATGCTAGTGAAGGGTAAACCATTACGCAACTAATCTTGCATAAAGGTAAAGGAGGAAAACTCATGCGTGAAGCAGTCATAGTAGCAGGGGCAAGAACGCCAGTAGGTAAAGCGAAAAAAGGATCTTTAGCAACTGTACGTCCTGATGATTTTGGGGCACTTGTGGTTAAAGAAACATTACGAAGAGCGGGCGGTTATGATGGTCCGATAGATGATTTTATATTAGGTTGTGCGATGCCTGAAGCAGAGCAGGGGATGAACGTTGCTCGTAATATCGGTGCATTAGCAGGTCTGCCAGATACAACACCAGCTATTACAGTAAACCGTTTCTGTTCATCTGGTTTACAGTCAATTGCATACGGAGCAGAGCGTATTATGCTAGGTCATGCCGAAGCGATTATCGCTGGTGGAGTGGAGTCTATGAGCATGGTTCCGATGATGGGAAATACGATTCGTCCGAATGCACATCTTGCACAAACAGCGCCGCAATACTATATGGGAATGGGTCACACAGCGGAACAAGTAGCAACTAAGTATGGTATTAGTCGTGAAGATCAGGATGGATTTGCAGTAAGATCACATGAACTAGCGGCAGCAGCTATTGCAGCAGGAAAGTTCAATGATGACATTGTACCAGTTGAAGTGATAAAGCATTTTGTAGATGAAAACAATAAAGCACAGCAGAATAAATTCATGTTCGAAATGGATGAAGGCGTACGTATAGGAACTTCGTTAGAAACTCTTGCTAAATTACGCCCTGCATTCAATGTTCGTGGATCAGTAACAGCAGGAAATGCTTCACAAACTTCAGATGGAGCAGGTGCTGTATTAATCATGGATCGTGAAGTTGCAGAAGTACAAGGATTAAAGCCGCTTGCCAAATTCCGTTCATTTGCAGTTGGGGGAGTACCTCCAGAGGTAATGGGAATCGGACCAATTGTAGCGGTACCAAAAGCATTAAAACTTGCAGGATTATCTATCGAAGACATCGATCTTTGGGAAATCAATGAAGCATTCGCGTCTCAATCTATTCAAGTTGTTCGTCACTTAGGTATAGATATGGATAAAGTGAATGTAAACGGTGGGGCAATTGCTCTAGGTCATCCTTTAGGTGCAACAGGAACTATTTTATCTTTGAAATTGATG carries:
- a CDS encoding acetyl-CoA C-acetyltransferase; the protein is MREAVIVAGARTPVGKAKKGSLATVRPDDFGALVVKETLRRAGGYDGPIDDFILGCAMPEAEQGMNVARNIGALAGLPDTTPAITVNRFCSSGLQSIAYGAERIMLGHAEAIIAGGVESMSMVPMMGNTIRPNAHLAQTAPQYYMGMGHTAEQVATKYGISREDQDGFAVRSHELAAAAIAAGKFNDDIVPVEVIKHFVDENNKAQQNKFMFEMDEGVRIGTSLETLAKLRPAFNVRGSVTAGNASQTSDGAGAVLIMDREVAEVQGLKPLAKFRSFAVGGVPPEVMGIGPIVAVPKALKLAGLSIEDIDLWEINEAFASQSIQVVRHLGIDMDKVNVNGGAIALGHPLGATGTILSLKLMSELRRQGKQFGVVTMCIGGGMGAAGVFELI